A stretch of DNA from Acinetobacter sp. C26M:
ACTTGTTTTGATGCTCTTGCGCCTGCCGTTCTAAACGACTGCCAAGCAAAATAACAATGTGCCAACCAACATACCAAAGCCCCAAGCGCAGCACTCAAAGCAGCAGTTTTATCTTTCATTGCCCATGCCAGTAAAGCGGCAACAGGAATCATACATGCTTGTAAGAAGACCAAAGCTTTTGCTAATCGTCGGTCAATCATGCGACTAGTTTGGCTCATTTTTTACCCACTTACAGCAGAACTGCTTGACAAGTTTTAATCATGATCGTTTCGAATCGCAGGCATTATAGAGTTACACCCCTGAACATGCAATCTTTTCTCGACTTAAGTCTGCTTTTTTCGTTACCATATTTTCTGACGATAGAGTCAATTGATTTTTATTTTTTTTATCAATTTTGTGCACTTATTACGCATTTATCGGTTTTTGAAGCCAATTTTTGCCACGCTGTTACAAAATTGTCTTCGCCACGCATGCTTTCATCGACCGACTGGAAAACTACTGGGTTCATTTTTTGGTACTGACTGGCACTCGCTGTCGTTTCGGCCAATAAGCACATTTTATTTTGCGGACGATTGTCTCTTAAGTACTTAATTTGAGCAGCAGTTGGTGCAATATGCGGGTCATCCGTCAAGGCGCCTGCAAATTTCAAGTTCAAGGCACGCTCTAGGTACTGGTAGGCATCATGATAAGACCAATAGTTTTTGGCTTTATTTGAGCTTTCATATTGTTGTGAGGCCTGCAGCATTTGCTGTGAGAATTCTTTCGCATTGGCCATATATTTGGCTTTATTTTCTGGATATTGCTGTGCGCGTAAAGTTGCAATAAAAAACGCAATGCGCACTGCATTATTTGGATCTAACCAAACATGGCTATCCACTGTATTCGCCATGGATACACCACGTAGATTACGTTGCGGCAAGGTGGTTAAAATCCCTGAATCTAATAAAGCAATCGCTTTACGGTTCTGATTCAACATTTTTTCCAACGGCGCCTCATGTGACTTACCTAGCCAAATCACTAAGGAAGCATCTTGGATTGCTTTACGATGCGCTGGCGTAAGTTGTACATCATGGCCACTTTGATCTTTCAATAGCAAAACAGGCTCTTCGACCCCTTCTGTTACTTCTTTGGCAATCAAATAAATTGGGTGTGTTGAAACCACCAAGCTTTGTGTCCAGCCCCATGTGCTTAACATCGAAAACAAGACAAAAACAATCAGGCGAGACATCACAACATTACTCAATTCAGCGAAGCATGTTATAATATAACAAAAGTTAAAAAATGCCTATGTCTATTTTTAGATTGATCAGATGATCAGTCGTAGGTTTAACTTATATAGATAGTTATCCTAAATTGCGTGTTATGATAGCGAGTCTATTGAGACGTCATAACCACTATGACCCAATGCAAAATCAATAGGTTCTACAAAAACAACGAGGTCAATCTATGAGTTCTTGTTCACATGAACATGACAATGCGTTACATGGTGTTCACGGTCATCACGATATTAAAGCGCGACTAGCTGAAGCAGAACTTTTATGTACTGCGACTGGCGCTCGCCTGACACCTTTACGCAAAGAAGTACTTGAACTCATTTTAAATGCATCGGCACCGATGGGTGCCTATGATTTATTGGCTAAAATTAAGGGTCAAGCAGACCGCCCTGCTGCCCCTCCTACGGTATACCGCACTTTAGACTTTTTATTAGAAAAAGGTTTAATTCACAGATTAACCTCTATTAATGCCTATATTCCTTGTTGTCATCCACGTGAAGGACATCAAGCCGCTTTT
This window harbors:
- a CDS encoding ATP synthase subunit I, with product MSQTSRMIDRRLAKALVFLQACMIPVAALLAWAMKDKTAALSAALGALVCWLAHCYFAWQSFRTAGARASKQVMLNMYRGMLGKFAIVIVGFILILSNVKPLSPVALFCGFILVQAMSWVAPFWVARLQKRG
- a CDS encoding transcriptional repressor, producing the protein MSSCSHEHDNALHGVHGHHDIKARLAEAELLCTATGARLTPLRKEVLELILNASAPMGAYDLLAKIKGQADRPAAPPTVYRTLDFLLEKGLIHRLTSINAYIPCCHPREGHQAAFLICTECHSVKEASAQGLIQQLDQLASSDQFLAQHSIIEISGKCHQCSTRQ
- a CDS encoding metal ABC transporter substrate-binding protein; translated protein: MSRLIVFVLFSMLSTWGWTQSLVVSTHPIYLIAKEVTEGVEEPVLLLKDQSGHDVQLTPAHRKAIQDASLVIWLGKSHEAPLEKMLNQNRKAIALLDSGILTTLPQRNLRGVSMANTVDSHVWLDPNNAVRIAFFIATLRAQQYPENKAKYMANAKEFSQQMLQASQQYESSNKAKNYWSYHDAYQYLERALNLKFAGALTDDPHIAPTAAQIKYLRDNRPQNKMCLLAETTASASQYQKMNPVVFQSVDESMRGEDNFVTAWQKLASKTDKCVISAQN